The following are encoded together in the Clostridium sp. BJN0013 genome:
- a CDS encoding DUF445 domain-containing protein produces MNRYKATIILIIVTLGYLITCPFYKTFWGGLISSAFCASMIGGFADWYGITALFKKPLGIPFKTEIIPRNREKILEGLVNMVTEELLSKEYLKKFLLEYDTSKPILKFLFEDNGDKDIKKIVGLIVEESLTGDNSGNGGINSNSLINRLMEFNLWKVIISSLQISLIKGSGDKVINFIIEEIQTIIKTEKASKILEELVSKTKVSYERGARRRAIVNTVVLDFILNLSPDKIAVIIQKDLVQYLNNIKDLDNQERIKFKKWIVIKLNNIVSDEDMEEKFKAWKISGFKDISIDHYTGKQFKENKIVKSFVGEIENEIYSFICRFRYNIDVQKKVDIYLKTLLNKFIDNFHNSIGEVIKENLNKYSNDMLIELIESKAGNDLQLIRINGSVVGGLVGILFFLLNSIFYIS; encoded by the coding sequence ATGAATCGCTATAAGGCAACAATAATATTGATTATAGTTACCCTTGGATATTTAATAACTTGTCCTTTTTATAAGACTTTTTGGGGCGGATTAATAAGCAGTGCTTTTTGTGCTTCCATGATTGGAGGCTTTGCTGACTGGTATGGTATTACTGCATTATTTAAAAAACCTCTTGGAATTCCTTTTAAAACAGAGATAATACCGAGAAATAGGGAAAAAATACTTGAGGGTCTAGTTAATATGGTTACGGAAGAATTATTGTCTAAGGAATATTTAAAGAAATTTTTATTGGAATATGATACTTCTAAACCTATTTTAAAATTTTTATTTGAAGATAATGGGGATAAGGATATCAAAAAAATAGTTGGATTAATAGTAGAAGAAAGTTTAACTGGAGATAATTCAGGTAATGGAGGTATAAATTCCAATTCACTTATAAATAGATTGATGGAGTTTAATTTATGGAAAGTCATAATTTCTTCTTTGCAGATTTCTCTTATAAAAGGAAGTGGAGATAAAGTTATTAATTTTATAATTGAAGAAATACAAACAATTATAAAGACGGAAAAGGCCAGTAAAATACTTGAGGAACTTGTTAGTAAAACAAAGGTGTCTTATGAAAGAGGTGCTAGAAGAAGGGCAATAGTGAATACAGTGGTATTAGACTTTATACTTAATTTATCTCCAGATAAAATTGCTGTAATAATTCAAAAAGATCTGGTTCAATATTTAAATAATATTAAGGATTTGGATAATCAGGAAAGAATTAAATTTAAGAAATGGATTGTCATTAAACTAAATAATATAGTTTCAGATGAGGATATGGAAGAAAAATTTAAAGCCTGGAAAATAAGCGGATTTAAAGATATTAGTATTGACCATTATACAGGGAAACAATTCAAAGAAAATAAAATAGTAAAAAGTTTTGTGGGTGAAATAGAAAATGAAATTTATAGTTTTATTTGTAGATTTAGGTATAATATAGATGTGCAGAAAAAAGTAGATATTTATTTAAAAACATTGCTAAATAAATTTATTGATAATTTCCATAATAGCATAGGTGAGGTTATAAAGGAGAATTTAAATAAATATTCAAATGATATGCTCATAGAATTAATTGAATCAAAAGCAGGCAATGATCTGCAGCTGATTAGAATCAATGGTTCTGTAGTGGGTGGCCTGGTAGGGATTCTGTTTTTTCTTTTAAATAGTATATTTTACATATCTTAA
- a CDS encoding D-cysteine desulfhydrase family protein, producing the protein MIKIPEKINMANLPTKIEKMEKLSKKLGGPDIYIKRDDQTGTEISGNKIRKLEFSAAEAADKGYDTLITCGGIQSNHCRATAAVAVKLGFKCCLVLNGSKDTEVDGNLLLDKLLGAEIYFVSQEEYENRRMEVMKEIKTNMENKGLKPYIIPEGASNGIGGFGYYRAIEEIMLQEKEMKVHFDGIVIATGSGGTYSGLLLGSRILNYDAKIYGVNVCQNEKYFKDRIYEILHDSMKYIDVNLNFSKDEINIIDGYVGRGYALSREEELEFIKELAKLEGIILDPVYTGKAMYGLTQEIKKGKFSEYKNLLFIHTGGIFGIFPQKSQFRV; encoded by the coding sequence ATGATTAAAATTCCAGAAAAAATAAATATGGCTAATTTGCCAACTAAAATAGAGAAAATGGAAAAACTATCGAAAAAACTAGGTGGACCAGATATATACATAAAACGGGATGATCAGACTGGAACAGAGATTTCTGGGAATAAGATAAGAAAGTTAGAATTTTCTGCAGCAGAAGCTGCGGATAAAGGATATGATACATTAATTACTTGTGGTGGAATTCAGTCAAATCATTGTAGGGCTACTGCAGCAGTGGCTGTAAAGCTCGGTTTTAAGTGTTGTCTGGTTCTAAATGGCAGTAAAGATACAGAAGTCGACGGAAACCTTTTATTGGATAAGCTTTTAGGAGCCGAAATTTATTTTGTTTCTCAAGAGGAATATGAAAATAGAAGAATGGAAGTTATGAAAGAAATTAAAACCAATATGGAAAATAAGGGGCTGAAACCTTATATTATTCCAGAGGGTGCATCAAATGGAATAGGAGGTTTTGGTTATTATAGAGCTATAGAGGAAATAATGCTCCAGGAAAAAGAAATGAAAGTACATTTTGATGGAATTGTTATTGCTACAGGTTCTGGGGGAACCTATTCAGGACTGTTATTAGGCAGCAGAATATTAAATTATGATGCTAAAATTTATGGAGTTAATGTATGCCAGAATGAGAAATATTTTAAGGATAGGATTTATGAAATATTACATGATAGCATGAAATATATTGATGTGAACCTTAATTTTTCAAAGGATGAAATAAATATCATAGATGGATATGTAGGTAGAGGATATGCCTTGAGCCGTGAAGAGGAACTGGAATTTATTAAGGAACTTGCAAAGTTAGAAGGGATAATATTGGATCCTGTATATACAGGTAAAGCAATGTATGGATTGACCCAGGAAATTAAAAAGGGGAAATTCAGTGAATATAAAAATTTATTATTTATCCATACTGGAGGAATATTTGGAATATTTCCTCAAAAATCTCAGTTTAGAGTTTAA
- a CDS encoding cation:proton antiporter encodes MEKALLNIVLILVFTKTGGIISRKMKMPEVLGALIAGVILGPVVLNIVQYDDNIKLLSNLGVILLMFLAGLETNVEEFKKAGLSSFIIALGGIILPLVLGTLGAYMFFSDFWENIFVGVILTATSVSITAETLKELGKLNTRAGINILGAAVIDDILGLILISIVLAVAQTSGSNTEVSGTLSIVYVFVKVMLFCITSIIALVYMPKYMNKFKNYIKPGREFLTFSIAFAVLIAYIAEILGIAAITGAYIAGLILSSFVHREYLERNVKAISSGFLSLIFFASVGIEANLKGLTLEVVLITLVMFVIAVIGKVIGCGAAARLMKMSKSESVQIGAGMISRGEVAIITANIGLQKGIISEEIFLPTLIVVILTTIITPILLKLSFSHKRMAKLN; translated from the coding sequence ATGGAAAAGGCATTGTTAAATATTGTATTGATACTTGTATTTACAAAAACAGGAGGAATAATAAGCAGAAAGATGAAAATGCCGGAAGTGTTGGGGGCATTGATTGCAGGTGTAATACTTGGACCGGTTGTATTAAATATTGTACAATATGATGATAATATAAAATTGCTTTCAAATCTTGGAGTAATTTTGCTTATGTTTCTTGCGGGACTGGAGACTAATGTAGAAGAGTTTAAAAAAGCTGGATTGTCATCATTTATAATTGCATTAGGCGGCATAATACTTCCTCTTGTTTTGGGGACTTTAGGGGCGTATATGTTTTTTAGTGATTTTTGGGAGAATATATTTGTAGGAGTTATATTGACTGCCACCAGCGTGAGTATTACAGCAGAAACTCTTAAAGAACTTGGAAAACTAAATACAAGGGCAGGCATAAATATTCTTGGAGCAGCAGTAATAGATGATATTCTCGGGCTTATACTTATATCTATAGTTCTTGCAGTAGCACAAACTTCCGGTTCAAATACTGAGGTTTCAGGTACATTGTCAATTGTATATGTATTTGTAAAAGTAATGTTGTTCTGTATAACTTCTATAATTGCACTGGTATATATGCCAAAATATATGAATAAATTTAAGAATTATATAAAACCGGGAAGAGAATTTCTTACATTTTCTATAGCATTTGCCGTACTCATAGCATATATTGCTGAAATTTTAGGTATAGCAGCTATTACCGGGGCGTATATAGCTGGACTCATACTTTCATCATTTGTTCATAGAGAATATTTAGAGAGAAATGTAAAAGCAATCTCATCAGGTTTTTTATCTCTTATATTTTTTGCAAGTGTTGGAATTGAAGCAAACTTGAAGGGATTAACTTTAGAAGTAGTTCTTATTACCCTAGTTATGTTTGTCATAGCAGTTATTGGCAAGGTAATAGGATGTGGTGCTGCTGCCAGACTTATGAAGATGAGTAAAAGTGAATCCGTACAGATTGGAGCTGGTATGATCTCAAGGGGGGAAGTAGCAATTATTACTGCTAATATAGGCCTTCAAAAGGGGATAATTTCAGAGGAAATATTTCTTCCAACTTTGATTGTTGTGATATTGACTACGATTATAACACCTATTCTACTCAAATTATCTTTTTCTCATAAAAGAATGGCTAAATTGAATTGA
- a CDS encoding alanine/glycine:cation symporter family protein: MEGLINALNSIDSVLWGVPMIVVLFGTHIFFTFRTGFIQKKVFTGIKLSVTKDPDGEGDVSQFGALSTALAATIGTGNIIGVATAVTLGGPGAVLWMWFTGVFGIATKYAEALISVKYRVKTEDGTMLGGAMYALERGLKMKWLGIIFCIFTALAAFGIGCSTQTNAVAATLHNSFGIPTWISGIVIAIFVGAVVIGGVQSITKVCEKLVPFMAIFYVLGCLIILVMNADVLGQTVVTIVKAAFSPQAAGGGFIGSTVAIACRYGAARGLFSNESGMGSAPIVAAAAKTKNPVRQALVSMTGTFWDTVVICLMTGLVIVSSVIKNPAIDTNTSSLLTSAAWDQIPVIGPIIIAIALAIFALSTVLGWSYYGERAAEYLFGKKVIRPYRVAWVIVALIGTLVSLDLVWTIADILNALMVIPNVVAMFLLSGVIAAETKKYVNNLDLPSEDKEKVS, translated from the coding sequence ATGGAAGGACTTATTAATGCTTTGAACAGTATAGACAGCGTTTTATGGGGTGTGCCCATGATTGTCGTACTTTTTGGGACACATATTTTCTTTACTTTCAGAACTGGATTTATCCAAAAAAAAGTATTTACAGGAATTAAATTATCTGTTACTAAAGATCCTGATGGTGAAGGAGATGTATCTCAATTTGGTGCCCTTAGTACTGCTTTAGCAGCCACTATAGGTACAGGTAACATAATTGGTGTTGCAACAGCAGTAACTTTAGGGGGACCTGGTGCTGTGCTTTGGATGTGGTTTACAGGTGTGTTTGGTATAGCTACGAAATATGCCGAAGCTCTTATATCTGTAAAATATAGAGTGAAAACTGAAGATGGAACTATGCTTGGGGGAGCTATGTATGCCCTTGAAAGAGGACTTAAAATGAAATGGCTTGGAATAATTTTTTGTATATTTACTGCTTTGGCTGCTTTTGGAATAGGGTGTTCTACTCAAACAAATGCAGTTGCAGCAACTTTACATAACAGCTTTGGAATTCCTACATGGATTTCAGGAATTGTAATTGCTATTTTTGTAGGTGCTGTTGTTATTGGGGGGGTACAATCTATTACTAAAGTATGTGAAAAGTTAGTACCCTTTATGGCTATATTTTATGTACTAGGATGTTTAATTATTTTAGTAATGAATGCAGACGTTTTGGGACAAACAGTTGTTACTATAGTTAAAGCAGCGTTTTCTCCACAGGCTGCAGGAGGTGGGTTTATAGGATCTACTGTTGCCATTGCTTGCCGTTATGGTGCTGCAAGAGGTTTGTTTTCCAATGAGTCAGGTATGGGTTCTGCTCCTATTGTAGCAGCTGCTGCTAAAACTAAAAATCCTGTGAGACAGGCCCTTGTGTCTATGACAGGTACTTTTTGGGATACAGTAGTAATATGCTTAATGACAGGACTTGTAATTGTAAGCAGCGTAATTAAGAATCCTGCTATTGATACAAACACTTCTTCCCTACTTACAAGTGCTGCTTGGGATCAAATTCCTGTAATAGGCCCGATTATAATAGCCATTGCCTTAGCTATATTTGCACTTTCTACAGTATTAGGATGGTCTTATTACGGAGAGAGAGCTGCTGAATATTTATTTGGTAAGAAGGTTATTAGACCTTACAGAGTCGCATGGGTAATAGTAGCCTTGATAGGTACACTTGTGAGTCTTGATCTTGTATGGACAATTGCAGATATATTGAATGCATTGATGGTAATTCCAAATGTAGTAGCAATGTTTCTTCTCAGTGGAGTTATTGCAGCTGAAACCAAGAAGTATGTTAACAATCTTGATTTACCTTCAGAAGATAAGGAAAAGGTATCTTGA
- a CDS encoding ATP-binding protein yields MHDENFLNTLNRVAVIFVKGGGIITVSKQFIEMTEYTYDELLNRNIADVFRTLKVGPNINIDNIDEYNNYFLFTKSLQVRFVSIEVVKEKNEQIYILTEKSNLRFEHRFSFLSQISSENIYGVAIYSIPDYILLKTNQMYLNFLDAPYNTPENALGRFIGEIIKGWSYSGADAIFNIVTNGKSEHLKEFELHKFSRGTTYWDITFMPLYENQNVRYILIFCDEVTERVLYRRQLEKKNRVIEKQKKLLELFVENMADGLLLLDKNNKLTMLNKAAEDLLYKSENIINNRDSCTQTRYYNQDGNEIDISNSLGLRILKGEKINEFFVTAKKPDKTVYYSITGTPIYNVKGRIDYAALCVHNISEKVKYGQKKREALENTIKMKDEFLSIISHELRTPLNVISSATQAMNSICHEELSDKAKKYIGMIRQNTFRQLRLVNNLLDITRANAEHIKINKKNIDIVFLTKTIIDSVRSYASNKQIEIKLTSSFKEKVIAIDDEKYERILLNLLSNSIKFTPEGKFIVVNLCSIKGNICVKVKDNGIGIPPDKVDIIFERFGQVDSSLSRQAEGTGIGLSLVKKLIEALGGSISVKSKVGIGSTFSLLLPDEKINQKCKEKEMINLLDNHLIESINIEFSDIYL; encoded by the coding sequence ATGCATGATGAAAATTTCCTTAACACCTTGAATAGAGTTGCAGTTATATTCGTAAAGGGTGGAGGAATCATAACAGTTAGTAAACAATTCATTGAAATGACTGAATATACTTATGATGAACTGCTAAATAGAAATATAGCAGATGTATTTAGAACTTTAAAAGTCGGTCCAAATATTAATATTGACAACATTGACGAATATAATAACTATTTTTTGTTTACCAAATCACTTCAAGTTAGATTTGTTAGTATTGAGGTAGTAAAAGAAAAAAATGAACAAATATATATTTTAACAGAAAAATCAAATTTACGATTTGAGCATAGATTTAGTTTTCTTTCTCAAATATCTTCGGAGAATATATATGGAGTAGCAATATATAGCATTCCAGATTATATTTTACTTAAAACTAATCAAATGTACCTTAATTTTCTTGACGCTCCGTATAATACTCCGGAAAATGCATTGGGTAGATTTATAGGCGAAATTATCAAAGGATGGTCATACAGTGGTGCCGATGCTATATTTAATATAGTTACAAATGGTAAATCAGAACATTTAAAAGAGTTTGAACTCCATAAATTTTCAAGGGGTACAACATACTGGGATATTACTTTTATGCCTTTATATGAAAACCAAAATGTTAGATATATTTTAATTTTCTGTGATGAAGTAACTGAAAGAGTTCTTTATAGAAGGCAACTGGAAAAAAAGAATAGAGTAATAGAAAAACAAAAAAAACTGCTGGAACTATTTGTTGAAAATATGGCTGATGGATTGCTTTTATTGGACAAGAATAATAAATTAACTATGCTTAATAAAGCAGCTGAAGATTTATTATACAAGTCAGAGAATATCATTAATAATAGAGATAGTTGTACTCAAACTAGATACTACAATCAAGATGGAAATGAGATTGACATAAGTAATTCTCTAGGTTTAAGAATATTAAAAGGTGAAAAGATAAATGAATTCTTTGTAACAGCAAAAAAGCCTGATAAAACTGTTTATTATAGTATCACTGGAACTCCTATTTATAATGTAAAAGGAAGAATAGACTACGCTGCCCTGTGTGTACATAATATTTCAGAAAAAGTTAAATATGGTCAAAAGAAACGTGAAGCACTTGAAAATACTATAAAAATGAAAGACGAATTTCTCTCAATAATATCACATGAACTTAGGACACCACTTAATGTTATTAGTAGTGCTACTCAAGCAATGAACTCTATTTGTCATGAGGAATTATCGGATAAAGCTAAAAAGTATATAGGTATGATAAGACAGAATACCTTTAGACAACTAAGATTAGTAAATAACCTTCTTGATATTACCCGTGCTAATGCAGAACATATCAAGATTAATAAAAAAAATATTGACATTGTATTTCTGACAAAAACCATCATTGATTCTGTACGCAGTTATGCTTCAAATAAACAAATCGAGATAAAACTTACATCTTCATTTAAAGAGAAGGTAATAGCAATTGATGATGAAAAATATGAGAGAATACTTTTAAACTTACTTTCTAACTCTATTAAATTCACACCAGAAGGTAAATTTATTGTTGTAAATTTGTGTTCTATAAAAGGAAATATATGTGTTAAAGTCAAAGATAATGGAATCGGTATACCACCGGATAAAGTAGATATAATCTTTGAAAGATTTGGACAAGTGGATAGCTCACTATCAAGACAAGCAGAAGGTACAGGTATCGGTTTATCACTGGTGAAAAAGCTGATTGAAGCATTAGGAGGTAGTATATCTGTTAAAAGTAAAGTTGGTATAGGTAGTACTTTTTCGCTCTTACTTCCCGATGAAAAAATAAATCAGAAATGCAAAGAAAAAGAAATGATAAATTTATTAGATAATCATCTTATAGAAAGTATCAATATAGAGTTTTCTGATATTTATTTATAG
- a CDS encoding C-GCAxxG-C-C family protein yields the protein MGNYRAMINDRVHKYYWEDDINCATTVLKTLAEICKIDLTSQVIDSAIGMHGAGKFGAQCGLVEGSLMFIGIFGRKLGYGNQSIVSYCYNFASKFENSFGSIVCRDLRVQGFRSDDPPHVCEEITKKAIEFTYNYINSIEKNYHKKYE from the coding sequence ATGGGAAATTACAGAGCCATGATTAATGATAGAGTACATAAGTATTACTGGGAAGATGATATAAATTGTGCAACTACAGTTTTAAAAACTTTAGCAGAAATATGCAAGATAGATTTAACTTCTCAAGTCATAGATTCTGCAATTGGAATGCATGGTGCAGGGAAATTTGGTGCTCAATGTGGATTAGTAGAGGGTTCTCTTATGTTTATAGGTATCTTTGGAAGAAAACTTGGGTATGGAAATCAAAGTATTGTGAGTTATTGTTATAATTTTGCAAGCAAATTTGAAAATAGCTTTGGAAGTATAGTTTGCAGGGATTTACGTGTCCAAGGCTTTAGATCAGATGACCCTCCTCATGTTTGTGAAGAAATTACTAAAAAAGCAATTGAATTTACATACAATTATATTAATAGTATAGAAAAAAATTATCATAAAAAATATGAGTGA
- a CDS encoding NIPSNAP family protein, translating into MVTSYLKYVIDPYKLNEFEKYAKLWIQLVNHMGGIHHGYFMPHEGANNIAYDLFSFPNLAKYEKYRKEINTDKECQAVLAYAEETRCIISFERSFMRPVFE; encoded by the coding sequence ATGGTTACAAGTTACTTAAAATATGTAATTGACCCATATAAATTGAATGAATTTGAGAAATACGCAAAATTGTGGATACAACTTGTAAATCATATGGGTGGTATTCATCATGGATATTTTATGCCACATGAAGGTGCTAATAATATTGCTTATGATTTATTTAGCTTTCCCAATCTCGCTAAATATGAGAAGTATCGAAAAGAAATTAATACAGATAAGGAATGTCAAGCAGTATTGGCATACGCAGAAGAAACAAGATGCATTATTAGTTTTGAAAGAAGTTTTATGCGTCCAGTATTTGAGTAA
- a CDS encoding Lrp/AsnC family transcriptional regulator gives MDDIDKKILKALIDNGRESHESISKNLNLSRPAVRQRVKKLEDCGVIKRYKAIVDWDKLGQNIHVFIHLKINAVIIKDIIKKIKKINVNGTFLEECHRLAGEWCIVLKVRSISPHNITDYIDELLKINGMVGTSTTFILSSIE, from the coding sequence ATGGATGATATAGATAAAAAAATCCTTAAAGCACTTATTGATAATGGTAGAGAATCACATGAAAGTATAAGCAAAAATCTAAATTTGTCCAGACCTGCTGTTCGCCAAAGAGTAAAAAAACTTGAAGACTGCGGGGTAATTAAAAGATATAAAGCAATAGTTGATTGGGATAAGTTGGGGCAAAATATACATGTCTTTATACATTTAAAAATAAATGCAGTAATTATTAAAGATATTATTAAGAAAATTAAGAAGATCAATGTTAATGGTACATTTTTAGAAGAATGTCATAGGTTAGCAGGTGAATGGTGCATAGTGCTAAAAGTAAGAAGTATTTCACCACATAATATAACTGATTATATTGACGAACTATTAAAGATAAATGGAATGGTAGGGACATCAACAACTTTTATCTTATCCTCTATCGAATAA